ACACCGGCCATTCCTTTACCAATAGAAATTATTGTCATTTTAGGCAAAAGCAATTCTGGAATGCCTTGGTAAGCCTTTACGTGCAATAACTGGCTGTCTTTATCTAGGGTATGGATGCTACCTGTAGAGCAGTCGAAAGCGTTCAGGATTTCGGTCAGCAGTCGTCTCCAGTCGATGGCAGACCCTTCTTCAGCCAGGGTATCAAAAATGGGTTTGGTATCTGAAGTCATAGTCGTAGAAAATAAAGTTTGGCCGAAAACGCGCAAAATAATTAGGAAAATTCATTTAGTAAAACCAATCTCCCCTTTCCACATTCCGTAAAAAGTCACGGGAATTCATGGGGCGATCGCACCTAGAGAGGTCTGTTGTCTCCATAATTAATATGGATGGAATTAGAAGTTGATGCGATCGCTTTCAGTACAGATGGCAAAACTTTGATCGGTGGTAAGGATAAAATTATCAATATTTGGCAACTACCATAGTGATTTAGTCCCCAATCAACTGAGGAACGGTAGAATATACCTAATTTTCGTAGCTTCAAAAGCCAAATTATGACGATGCATTCCACACTCCAACGTGCATTTACTAACCGCCGCGTTCTCAAAGTGATTAGCGGTTTAAATAACTTCGACGCCGCTAGTGTCGCTGCTACTGTCAAAGCTGCTGAATTTGGCGGTGCTACTTTTGTCGATATTGCCGCCGATCCAGCTTTAGTCCAGCTAGCTAAAAGTTTGACAAGTTTACCTATTTGTGTATCAGCAGTAGAGCCAGAGAAATTCGTGCAAGCTGTCGCAGCTGGTGCTGATTTAATTGAAATCGGTAATTTCGATTCCTTCTATGCTCAAGGACGGCGCTTTGAGGCTCCAGAAGTGCTAGCGCTGACTCAGCAAACCCGCGCTCTCCTTCCAGAAATTACCTTATCTGTAACCGTTCCTCACATCCTGGAACTAGATCAACAGGTACAGCTAGCAGAAGAACTGGTGAAAGCTGGAGCGGACATTATCCAAACCGAAGGCGGTACTAGCAGTAACCCAGTTCACCCCGGAACTCTAGGATTAATTGAAAAAGCTGCTCCCACCTTGGCAGCAGCTTTTGAGATTTCCCGTGTGGTGTCAGTACCAGTATTATGTGCTTCCGGCATTTCTAACGTTACCGCACCATTAGCGATCGCGGCTGGCGCTGCTGGCGTTGGTGTTGGTTCTGCCATCAACCAACTCAATAGTGAAGTCGCAATGATTGCCGCCGTGCGTGGACTAGTAGAAGCCTTAGCGACTGCAAATGTAGTAAGGAGTTAAGAGTTATGAGTTAGGAGTGATGAGTAATGAGTAATGAGTTATGAGTTATGAGTTATGAGTGATGAGTTGAAGAAACTTATTTATTCCAAACTCCTAACTCCAAACTTCTAACTCTTAACTTCCAACTCCTAACTTCTAACTTCTAACTCATAACTTCTTTCAACGCATAAATCACCTGATCTTGCTGCTGTTGTGTCAGTTCTGGGAACATAGGCAAGGATATAACCTCATGGCAAGCTTGCTCTGCTATTGGTAAGTCCCCAATTTCATAGCCCAGACTTTGATAAACTGGCTGCAAATGTAAAGGGTGGGGGTAGTAAATCATTGAACTCACGCCCTGTTCTTGCAATTGACTACGCACCCAATCTCGGTATTTGGCACTAGAACCATTGCGCCCTTCGCCAGATATACGAATAGTGTATTGATTCCATACCCCAATACCCCCAGGTAATTCTTGGGGTGGAACAATCCCCGGAACTTGACTGAGGAACTGATAGTAATAGTTGGCGATATCTCGGCGGCGATCGTTCCAAATATCTAAATAACGTAGCTTAATCTGCAAAATAGCTGCTTGGAGAGCATCTAAGCGGCTATTTACACCGATTTCCTCGTGTAAATATCGAATCTTACTACCATGATCTCGTAGTATTCGCAGTTTCGTGGCGATCGCTGGATCGTTAGTTGTTATTGCTCCACCATCGCCGCAACCACCAAGATTTTTGGTAGGGTAGAAACTAAAGCAACCAATATGTCCAATACTTCCGACTTTTTCACCAGCCCAAATCGCTCCTGTAGACTGAGCGCAATCTTCAATAATTGACAAATTGTGAGACTGAGCGATCGCCATTAATGATGTCATATCCACAGGTTGCCCAAATAGGTGAACCGGGATAATCGCTTTAGTTTTAGGTGTAATCGCCGCTGCGACTTGCTCCACATCTAAATTAAACGTAGTCGCGTCAATATCAACGAAAACAGGCTTTGCACCGACGGCGCTAATTACTTCAGATGTCGCAATAAAGGTAAAAGGCGTTGTAATCACTTCATCGCCTGCACCAATTTCCAAAACTCGTAACGCTAAGTAGAGCGCATCAGTACCAGAATTACAAGCCACACATTCAGTGACAGTATTATAAGCGGCAAACTGTTGTTCAAAGCCTTCGACTAAGGGGCCGCCAATATAGCGGCCGGAAGCCAAAACCTCTAATACGGCTGCACTTACTTCTGCTTCGATGGTGGTGTATTGCTGCTTGATATCAAAGGCAGGGATGGGATTTACACTTTGGATCATGAGTTCTCATTTTATCGGGAGATACAAAGGATGCACTTCGACAGTCAATTTTTGCTGATTGAATTATTAATCAAAGAGGAGCTACTAAAAGACTATCGCCCAAGATACGCATCTATTAGGGTTTTTACTTAAATTGTGGTGCGGCAAATCACCGCACATTTAATTTACAGATAGTAGGCATACTAGGTGTTTGCCATGTTAAGGTCGTACCATTTTGAATTGATGAAAGTGATATATATCAACCAAGATCCAACACATCTGGTCAAAGTTCCAGGAGTGTGTGCTGCTTTGAGAAGAAAATACTAGGAGATAGAAAACCCATGCAGGATCTGATCGAGCTGGATTTCGTGGATTTAGCTATTGGCGTGGGATTGATGGCGATCGCCATTGGTTTATCTGCCTGGGAAAAATTAGGATTAGAGTTGAACTTAGCCCTTGCTACTGGGAGAACCATCTTACAACTTCTTGTATTGGGATACATTTTAGATTTCATCTTAGCTTTAGACAATGCTTGGGCAGTTTTGGCGCTATTAGCAATAATGCTGACAATTACGGCGATTGTCGCACGAAATCGCATCAGCCAAAAAATTCCTCATGTGTTGCCTTTGGTGTGGGGTGCAATTTTAATTAGTACCGCCGTGACAGTGTTTTACATCAGCTTCTTAATCGTTCAACCAGAAAGATGGTACGAACCACAATATATAATTCCCCTAGCAGGGATAGTCTTAGGTAATGCTACCAATGCAGCTGCGATCGCAGGCGATCGTCTTGTCAGCACCATTAATTCCAGCCATCTCGAAATAGAAACCCATTTAAGCTTAGGTGCAACTCCAGAGCAAGCTGTTAGCCAGTATCGCAAAGACGCCATCAAAGCCGGATTGATTCCTACTCTCAATCAAATGATACTCATAGGTATGGTCGCAATACCAGGAATTACTACCGGACAGTTATTAGCTGGTGTCAAACCTCTAGATGCTGTATCCTACGAAATTTTGATTATGTTTATGGTTGCTTTTGCTAACTTGTTGACAACAGTTTTAGTCACAAAGGGGTTGTATCGTCAATTTTTTAATTCCGCCGCGCAGTTGGTGAGATGAAGAGTGCTGTATATAAATCAATACGCTTGGGTTAAGGCTAAAAACTAAAACTGGCGTAGGTTGGGTTGAGGAACGAAACCCAACATTATTAAGGCTTTGTTCGGTTTCGCTGTTGCTCAACCCAACCTACTATTCTTCTTAACCCAAGCGTATTGGTATATAAATAGCGGTACGTTGAGCCAGTGCTGAGTAGGCTAAAGGGATTAATTTACTCCAAAATAAGTATTTTATTTCCTTGTAGGGGCGCACAGCTAACTATGCGCCCCTACAAAGTCTTTACACATTGAAGTATAAAGATATTTTGGTAACGCATCTATCCTATGAAGCATTTTATGCAAAGCATAAATAAATATTTATATGGTTATTTAAAAATCATGTGATTTCAGTATTCAAACCTGACGCTGTAAAGCTGAGAACTCAACCTATTGCCGTCTATCGGAGGTAACAGAACCAAAAGAGGAATGTCATCATTAGGAGATGTACCTTTGGGTAGGGATGTCAAGTAGGTGAAATATTTATTAATATTGTTAATAGATAGTAAATGTAAATTCAGCGTCAGGAATCCGAAAAAATTCCTAATGGCAGGTATTTAGCATCAATCACCAGATTCTTCACCAACGGAACAGAAGATTATGAAAGATCAAAAACGATCGGACTCTAAAGAATTCGTCGGAAATCTCAAGAATGGGATTTGGCTATTTGGCCTGTCATCCTGGGTATTTGGCATTACCGATCGCAGTATTGCTTCATTTGCAGATGGCTATCTATCTGCTTTAGATTTGACACAACTATTTACGGCGGCTACATTCTTTGTGGCGTGGCTATTTTTGAAACCGACATCCAGAGTGTAAGTTAACCAACTGATTAGTATCCAGTCACTTTTGGCGCTAGTCCGATCGAGATTTAGAAAGTCATCTATTTGATGTCATGAAGGGTGCGCGACAGAATGCATAAACTATTTTGCAGCGATCGCAATCAAGGTAATTCGTAAAATCTCCGAGTTACCGTGATTTCGAGTTCTTACGGAAGAGAATCAGCATATATACCAAGTTCGCGTAACCACTATGCCAGGATTTGGGCAAATTTTGCCGACGTTAGTAATTTGATTTTGGTGTATCTAAAAAAAATTTTCTAATTTTCCGGAACTGATTATGCTCATGTGGTAGTCTTTATCATCAGACTAGCGATTTATACTGAAACTCTATAACGAACCTCCGGGGAATATAACCCCATTACGGATTAAAAGCCCGGTCTTCATGGCCGGGCTTTTGCCAAGAAATAAAAGAATTGGGGTAACTCTGGAAAATCCCAGAATTACCCCAAATTTTAAAAGTTACGAATTGTTCTTAACTCCTAACTCCTCATTGAATTAGGCAAACGCAGCAGTTGTCACATCGTTATTCGATAGAATTTCTTGCAACTCTTCAGCATCTACTGTTTCTTTATCAACAAGCATTTGCGCTATCTCATCTAAAATGTGGCGGTTACGCACCAATACTTCTTTAGCGCGTGTATAGGCTACATCTACAAGTTTACGGACTTCTTCATCAATAGCAGCAGCGGTTTCTTCAGAAAAATCACGCTCTGACATGATATCGCGTCCGAGGAACATGTTACCTTGTTGACGACCAAGAGCAACAGGGCCTAAGCGATCGCTCATCCCAAATCGGGTAATCATTTGACGAGCAACACGCGCTACTTGTTGGAGGTCATTAGAAGCACCCGTGGTAACTTCTTCTTCACCAAAGATTAATTCTTCAGCAATCCGACCACCCAAAGCTACAGCCATCTGATTTTCTAAATAAGCGCGGCTGTACAAACCAGTGTCCATCCGGTCTTCACTGGGGGTAAACCAAGTTAAACCACCTGCGCGACCGCGAGGGATGATGCTAATTTTTTGTACTGGGTCATAGTCGGGCATCAAAGCACCAACTAAAGCGTGACCAGCTTCGTGATAAGCTACCAAGGTTTTGCGCTTTTCGCTCATTACTCGGTCTTTCTTCTCTGGCCCAGCTAATACGCGGTCGATTGCGTCGTTGATTTCATCCATTGAAATTTCAGTCAAATTCCGGCGTGCTGCCAGAATTGCGGCTTCATTCAAAAGGTTGGATAAATCTGCGCCAGTAAATCCAGGGGTACGACGGGCGATTTTATCCAAGTCCACATCTTTCGCCAAGGTTTTGCCACGAGCATGTACCTTGAGGATTTCGCTGCGTCCGGCATAATCGGGACGGTCTACCACAACTTGACGGTCAAAGCGACCAGGACGCAACAAGGCTGCATCTAAAACATCAGGACGGTTGGTAGCGGCAATAATGATAATGCCAGTGTTACCTTCAAAACCATCCATTTCGGTGAGCAACTGGTTGAGGGTTTGTTCCCGCTCATCGTTACCACCACCTAAACCTGCACCCCGTTGACGACCTACGGCATCAATTTCATCAATGAAGACGATACAAGGAGCATTGGTCTTAGCTTGTTCAAATAAATCGCGGACGCGAGATGCACCCACACCTACGAACATTTCCACAAATTCTGAACCGGAGATTGAGAAGAAGGGGACACCTGCTTCACCTGCTACAGCACGAGCTAGGAGGGTTTTACCTGTACCAGGAGGGCCAACTAACAACACACCTTTAGGAATTTTTGCACCAACGGCGGTAAAGCGATCGGCGTTTTTTAGGAAGTCTACGACTTCGTTTAATTCCAACTTGGCTTGGTCAATACCAGCAACATCGCCAAATGTTACCTGAGTTTGTGGTTCCATTTGCACTCTGGCTTTAGATTTGCCAAAGTTCATCGCTTGGCTGCCTGAGCCCATTTGAGCGCGACGTAGTAAGAAGAATAAGCCAACCAAAAGCAATACAGGGAAAAATAAGCTGCTCAGTGCCTTAAACCAAAATCCTTCGTCGGTTTGGGGCAATACAGAAATATCAACGCCTTTAGAAGTCAGAGTATTAATCAAATCTGGATCATTGACTAAGGTAACAATCCGTTTAGCTGGGTCATATTTGGGTGTAACCAGTGCTGTAGAGCGGTCTGCACTCAAACTGACTTTTTCTACTCTGCCTTGCTGAACTTCTTGAATGAAGCGACTGTATCGCCATGTCTCTCTGCTTTGGGGTTGTTTGTCAAAAAATGCTGTTCCCAGCGCAATTACGACAATAAACAGCAGCGCGTACAGCCCTGCATTTCTCCATCTTTTATTCACTAAGGTCTATCCTCCGGTATTTTTCGCGCAATCGCCTAGCTT
This portion of the Nostoc sp. GT001 genome encodes:
- a CDS encoding GAF domain-containing protein; this translates as MRVFGQTLFSTTMTSDTKPIFDTLAEEGSAIDWRRLLTEILNAFDCSTGSIHTLDKDSQLLHVKAYQGIPELLLPKMTIISIGKGMAGVAAERKQPVQICNLQTDESGVARPSAKETKVEGSIAVPLMLNGQLHGTLGIAKPIPYEFTAEEQETLTQIGEAISRKIVS
- a CDS encoding DUF561 domain-containing protein, which gives rise to MTMHSTLQRAFTNRRVLKVISGLNNFDAASVAATVKAAEFGGATFVDIAADPALVQLAKSLTSLPICVSAVEPEKFVQAVAAGADLIEIGNFDSFYAQGRRFEAPEVLALTQQTRALLPEITLSVTVPHILELDQQVQLAEELVKAGADIIQTEGGTSSNPVHPGTLGLIEKAAPTLAAAFEISRVVSVPVLCASGISNVTAPLAIAAGAAGVGVGSAINQLNSEVAMIAAVRGLVEALATANVVRS
- a CDS encoding DegT/DnrJ/EryC1/StrS family aminotransferase, encoding MIQSVNPIPAFDIKQQYTTIEAEVSAAVLEVLASGRYIGGPLVEGFEQQFAAYNTVTECVACNSGTDALYLALRVLEIGAGDEVITTPFTFIATSEVISAVGAKPVFVDIDATTFNLDVEQVAAAITPKTKAIIPVHLFGQPVDMTSLMAIAQSHNLSIIEDCAQSTGAIWAGEKVGSIGHIGCFSFYPTKNLGGCGDGGAITTNDPAIATKLRILRDHGSKIRYLHEEIGVNSRLDALQAAILQIKLRYLDIWNDRRRDIANYYYQFLSQVPGIVPPQELPGGIGVWNQYTIRISGEGRNGSSAKYRDWVRSQLQEQGVSSMIYYPHPLHLQPVYQSLGYEIGDLPIAEQACHEVISLPMFPELTQQQQDQVIYALKEVMS
- the fetB gene encoding iron export ABC transporter permease subunit FetB, which codes for MQDLIELDFVDLAIGVGLMAIAIGLSAWEKLGLELNLALATGRTILQLLVLGYILDFILALDNAWAVLALLAIMLTITAIVARNRISQKIPHVLPLVWGAILISTAVTVFYISFLIVQPERWYEPQYIIPLAGIVLGNATNAAAIAGDRLVSTINSSHLEIETHLSLGATPEQAVSQYRKDAIKAGLIPTLNQMILIGMVAIPGITTGQLLAGVKPLDAVSYEILIMFMVAFANLLTTVLVTKGLYRQFFNSAAQLVR
- the ftsH3 gene encoding ATP-dependent zinc metalloprotease FtsH3 produces the protein MNKRWRNAGLYALLFIVVIALGTAFFDKQPQSRETWRYSRFIQEVQQGRVEKVSLSADRSTALVTPKYDPAKRIVTLVNDPDLINTLTSKGVDISVLPQTDEGFWFKALSSLFFPVLLLVGLFFLLRRAQMGSGSQAMNFGKSKARVQMEPQTQVTFGDVAGIDQAKLELNEVVDFLKNADRFTAVGAKIPKGVLLVGPPGTGKTLLARAVAGEAGVPFFSISGSEFVEMFVGVGASRVRDLFEQAKTNAPCIVFIDEIDAVGRQRGAGLGGGNDEREQTLNQLLTEMDGFEGNTGIIIIAATNRPDVLDAALLRPGRFDRQVVVDRPDYAGRSEILKVHARGKTLAKDVDLDKIARRTPGFTGADLSNLLNEAAILAARRNLTEISMDEINDAIDRVLAGPEKKDRVMSEKRKTLVAYHEAGHALVGALMPDYDPVQKISIIPRGRAGGLTWFTPSEDRMDTGLYSRAYLENQMAVALGGRIAEELIFGEEEVTTGASNDLQQVARVARQMITRFGMSDRLGPVALGRQQGNMFLGRDIMSERDFSEETAAAIDEEVRKLVDVAYTRAKEVLVRNRHILDEIAQMLVDKETVDAEELQEILSNNDVTTAAFA